A genomic region of Globicephala melas chromosome 9, mGloMel1.2, whole genome shotgun sequence contains the following coding sequences:
- the EPHB6 gene encoding ephrin type-B receptor 6 isoform X2 codes for MAAERAAPSGSRAAGMLCGLWVLVLVSSVLALEEVLLDTTGETSEIGWLTYPPGGWDEVSVLDDQQRLTRTFEACHVAGAPPGPGQDNWLQTHFVERRGAQRAHIRLHFSVRACSSLGVAGGTCRETFTLYYRQAEEPDSSDSISSWHLKRWTKVDTIAADESFPASSAWAVGPRGAGQRAGLQLNVKERSFGPLTQRGFYVAFQDTGACLALVAVRLFSYACPSMVRAFATFPETQASGAGGASLVAAVGTCVAHAEPEEDGGGAQAGGSPPRLHCNGEGKWMVAVGGCRCQPGHEPARGDKACQACPRGSYKASAGNAPCSPCPARSLAPDPAAPACPCLEGFYRASSDPPEAPCTAPPSAPQELWFEVQGSALMLHWRLPQELGGRGDLLFNVVCKECGAGGKGACRRCRDEVHFDPRQRGLTESRVLVGGLRAHVPYILEVQAVNGVSELSPDPPQAAAINVSTSYAVPSAVPAVHQVSRASSSITVSWPQPDQTNGNILDYQLRYYDQAEDESHSFILTSETNTATVTQLSPGHIYGFQVRARTAAGHGPYGGKVYFQTLPQGELSAQLPERLSLVVGSILGALAFLLLAAITVLALVFQRKRRGTGYTEQLQQYSSPGLGVKYYVDPSTYEDPCQAIREFAREVDPTYMKIEEVIGAGSFGEVRRGRLQPRGRREQAVAIQALWSGGAESLQMAFLGQAAVLGQFQHPNILRLEGVVTKSRPLMVVTELMELGPLDSFLRQREGQFSSLQLVAMQRGVAAAMHYLSSFAFVHRALSAHSVLVNSHLVCKVARLGHSPQGPSCMLRWAAPEVIAHGKHTTSSDVWSFGIVMWEVMSYGERPYWDMRDQEVLNAIEQEFRLPPPPGCPPGLHLLMLDTWQKDRTQRPHFDQLVAAFDKMIRKPDTLQGAEHSGGSPRDRPGSRPSAWSATRTASPSLASTPSVTWLSSAWKTCQPWASPWPATRRSCYTTSSSYSST; via the exons ATGGCTGCTGAGCGGGCTGCCCCGTCAGGGAGCAGGGCGGCGGGCATGCTGTGTGGCCTGTGGGTCCTGGTGCTGGTATCCTCAGTCCTGGCTCTGGAAG AGGTATTGCTGGACACCACTGGAGAGACATCTGAGATTGGCTGGCTCACCTACCCACCAGGTGGG TGGGACGAAGTGAGTGTTCTGGATGACCAGCAACGCCTGACTCGGACCTTCGAGGCATGCCACGTGGCCGGGGCCCCTCCCGGCCCCGGGCAGGACAACTGGCTACAGACACACTTTGTGGAGCGGCGAGGGGCCCAGAGAGCGCACATCCGGCTGCACTTCTCCGTGCGGGCCTGCTCCAGCCTGGGCGTGGCGGGGGGCACCTGCCGGGAGACCTTCACGCTTTACTACCGCCAGGCCGAGGAGCCCGACAGCTCCGACAGCATCTCCTCCTGGCACCTCAAACGCTGGACCAAGGTGGACACGATCGCGGCAGATGAGAGTTTCCCCGCCTCCTCAGCGTGGGCGGTCGGCCCGCGCGGGGCGGGGCAGCGGGCGGGGCTCCAGCTGAACGTTAAAGAGCGGAGCTTCGGGCCCTTGACCCAGCGCGGCTTCTACGTGGCCTTTCAGGACACCGGGGCCTGCCTGGCCCTCGTGGCGGTCAGGCTCTTCTCCTACGCCTGCCCCTCCATGGTCCGCGCCTTCGCCACCTTTCCTGAGACGCAGGCCAGTGGGGCCgggggggcctccctggtggcggcCGTGGGCACCTGTGTGGCGCACGCAGAGCCCgaggaggatggaggaggggccCAGGCAGGAGGCAGCCCTCCCAGGCTGCACTGTAACGGGGAGGGCAAGTGGATGGTAGCCGTCGGGGGCTGCCGCTGCCAGCCCGGGCACGAGCCGGCTCGCGGAGACAAGGCCTGCCAAG CCTGCCCCAGGGGGTCCTACAAGGCCTCGGCTGGGAATGCCCCCTGCTCACCGTGCCCTGCCCGCAGCCTCGCCCCTGACCCTGCGGCCCCTGCGTGCCCCTGCCTGGAGGGCTTCTACCGGGCCAGCTCCGACCCCCCAGAGGCCCCCTGCACTG CGCCCCCGTCGGCCCCTCAGGAGCTGTGGTTTGAGGTGCAGGGCTCTGCGCTCATGCTGCACTGGCGCCTGCCTCAGGAGCTGGGGGGACGCGGGGACCTGCTCTTCAACGTCGTGTGCAAGGAGTGTGGAGCGGGCGGCAAGGGCGCTTGTCGCCGCTGCAGGGATGAGGTGCATTTCGACCCCCGCCAGAGGGGCCTGACTGAGAGCCGCGTGCTCGTTGGGGGGCTCCGGGCACACGTGCCCTACATCTTGGAGGTGCAGGCCGTCAACGGGGTGTCGGAGCTCAGCCCCGACCCTCCCCAGGCTGCAGCCATCAACGTCAGCACCAGCTACGCAG TTCCCTCCGCAGTCCCTGCTGTGCACCAGGTGAGCCGGGCCTCCAGCAGCATCACCGTGTCCTGGCCACAGCCCGACCAGACCAACGGGAACATCCTGGACTATCAGCTCCGCTACTATGAccag GCAGAAGATGAATCCCACTCCTTCATCCTGACCAGCGAGACCAACACGGCCACCGTGACCCAGCTGAGCCCTGGCCACATCTATGGCTTCCAGGTGCGGGCACGGACGGCCGCAGGCCACGGCCCGTACGGGGGCAAGGTCTACTTCCAGACGCTGCCTCAAG GTGAGCTGTCCGCCCAGCTTCCTGAGAGACTATCCTTGGTGGTTGGGTCCATCCTGGGGGCGCTGGCCTTCCTCCTGCTGGCGGCCATCACCGTGCTGGCTCTCGTCTTCCAGAG GAAGCGGCGTGGAACTGGCTACACGGAGCAGCTGCAGCAGTACAGCAGCCCAG GGCTCGGGGTGAAGTACTACGTCGACCCCTCCACCTACGAGGACCCCTGCCAGGCCATCCGAGAATTCGCACGGGAGGTCGATCCCACGTACATGAAGATCGAGGAGGTCATTGGAGCAG GCTCCTTCGGGGAGGTGCGCCGGGGCCGCCTGCAGCCCCGGGGACGGCGGGAGCAGGCCGTGGCCATCCAGGCCCTGTGGAGCGGAGGCGCCGAGAGCCTGCAGATGGCCTTCCTAGGCCAGGCCGCAGTGCTGGGCCAGTTTCAGCACCCCAACATCCTGCGGCTGGAGGGCGTGGTCACCAAGAGCCGGCCCCTCATGGTGGTGACGGAGCTCATGGAGCTGGGCCCCCTGGACAGCTTCCTGAGG CAGCGGGAGGGCCAGTTCAGCAGCCTGCAGCTGGTGGCCATGCAGCGGGGCGTGGCCGCCGCCATGCACTACCTGTCCAGCTTCGCCTTCGTCCACCGTGCACTCTCTGCCCACAGTGTGCTGGTGAACAGCCACCTAGTGTGCAAAGTGGCTCGTCTTGGCCACAGTCCTCAG GGCCCAAGCTGTATGCTTCGCTGGGCAGCCCCAGAGGTCATTGCACACGGGAAACATACAACATCCAGCGACGTCTGGAGCTTTGGGATAGTGATGTGGGAAGTGATGAGTTACGGAGAACGGCCCTACTGGGACATGCGTGACCAGGAG GTACTAAATGCAATAGAGCAGGAGTTCCGGCTGCCCCCGCCTCCAGGCTGTCCGCCTGGACTACACCTGCTTATGCTGGACACTTGGCAGAAGGATCGTACCCAGCGACCTCACTTTGACCAGCTGGTGGCTGCGTTTGACAAGATGATCCGCAAGCCAGACACTCTGCAGGGAGCAGAGCACTCCGGCGGGAGCCCCAGGGACAG GCCTGGCTCTCGGCCATCGGCCTGGAGTGCTACCAGGACAGCTTCTCCCAGTCTGGCCTCCACACCTTCAGTGACGTGGCTCAGCTCAGCCTGGA AGACCTGCCAACCCTGGGCATCACCCTGGCCGGCCACCAGAAGAAGCTGCTACACCACATCCAGCTCCTACAGCAGCACCTGA
- the EPHB6 gene encoding ephrin type-B receptor 6 isoform X1, giving the protein MAAERAAPSGSRAAGMLCGLWVLVLVSSVLALEEVLLDTTGETSEIGWLTYPPGGWDEVSVLDDQQRLTRTFEACHVAGAPPGPGQDNWLQTHFVERRGAQRAHIRLHFSVRACSSLGVAGGTCRETFTLYYRQAEEPDSSDSISSWHLKRWTKVDTIAADESFPASSAWAVGPRGAGQRAGLQLNVKERSFGPLTQRGFYVAFQDTGACLALVAVRLFSYACPSMVRAFATFPETQASGAGGASLVAAVGTCVAHAEPEEDGGGAQAGGSPPRLHCNGEGKWMVAVGGCRCQPGHEPARGDKACQACPRGSYKASAGNAPCSPCPARSLAPDPAAPACPCLEGFYRASSDPPEAPCTAPPSAPQELWFEVQGSALMLHWRLPQELGGRGDLLFNVVCKECGAGGKGACRRCRDEVHFDPRQRGLTESRVLVGGLRAHVPYILEVQAVNGVSELSPDPPQAAAINVSTSYAVPSAVPAVHQVSRASSSITVSWPQPDQTNGNILDYQLRYYDQAEDESHSFILTSETNTATVTQLSPGHIYGFQVRARTAAGHGPYGGKVYFQTLPQGELSAQLPERLSLVVGSILGALAFLLLAAITVLALVFQRKRRGTGYTEQLQQYSSPGLGVKYYVDPSTYEDPCQAIREFAREVDPTYMKIEEVIGAGSFGEVRRGRLQPRGRREQAVAIQALWSGGAESLQMAFLGQAAVLGQFQHPNILRLEGVVTKSRPLMVVTELMELGPLDSFLRQREGQFSSLQLVAMQRGVAAAMHYLSSFAFVHRALSAHSVLVNSHLVCKVARLGHSPQGPSCMLRWAAPEVIAHGKHTTSSDVWSFGIVMWEVMSYGERPYWDMRDQEVLNAIEQEFRLPPPPGCPPGLHLLMLDTWQKDRTQRPHFDQLVAAFDKMIRKPDTLQGAEHSGGSPRDRPSQALLNPVALDFPSLDSPQAWLSAIGLECYQDSFSQSGLHTFSDVAQLSLEDLPTLGITLAGHQKKLLHHIQLLQQHLRPPGSVEV; this is encoded by the exons ATGGCTGCTGAGCGGGCTGCCCCGTCAGGGAGCAGGGCGGCGGGCATGCTGTGTGGCCTGTGGGTCCTGGTGCTGGTATCCTCAGTCCTGGCTCTGGAAG AGGTATTGCTGGACACCACTGGAGAGACATCTGAGATTGGCTGGCTCACCTACCCACCAGGTGGG TGGGACGAAGTGAGTGTTCTGGATGACCAGCAACGCCTGACTCGGACCTTCGAGGCATGCCACGTGGCCGGGGCCCCTCCCGGCCCCGGGCAGGACAACTGGCTACAGACACACTTTGTGGAGCGGCGAGGGGCCCAGAGAGCGCACATCCGGCTGCACTTCTCCGTGCGGGCCTGCTCCAGCCTGGGCGTGGCGGGGGGCACCTGCCGGGAGACCTTCACGCTTTACTACCGCCAGGCCGAGGAGCCCGACAGCTCCGACAGCATCTCCTCCTGGCACCTCAAACGCTGGACCAAGGTGGACACGATCGCGGCAGATGAGAGTTTCCCCGCCTCCTCAGCGTGGGCGGTCGGCCCGCGCGGGGCGGGGCAGCGGGCGGGGCTCCAGCTGAACGTTAAAGAGCGGAGCTTCGGGCCCTTGACCCAGCGCGGCTTCTACGTGGCCTTTCAGGACACCGGGGCCTGCCTGGCCCTCGTGGCGGTCAGGCTCTTCTCCTACGCCTGCCCCTCCATGGTCCGCGCCTTCGCCACCTTTCCTGAGACGCAGGCCAGTGGGGCCgggggggcctccctggtggcggcCGTGGGCACCTGTGTGGCGCACGCAGAGCCCgaggaggatggaggaggggccCAGGCAGGAGGCAGCCCTCCCAGGCTGCACTGTAACGGGGAGGGCAAGTGGATGGTAGCCGTCGGGGGCTGCCGCTGCCAGCCCGGGCACGAGCCGGCTCGCGGAGACAAGGCCTGCCAAG CCTGCCCCAGGGGGTCCTACAAGGCCTCGGCTGGGAATGCCCCCTGCTCACCGTGCCCTGCCCGCAGCCTCGCCCCTGACCCTGCGGCCCCTGCGTGCCCCTGCCTGGAGGGCTTCTACCGGGCCAGCTCCGACCCCCCAGAGGCCCCCTGCACTG CGCCCCCGTCGGCCCCTCAGGAGCTGTGGTTTGAGGTGCAGGGCTCTGCGCTCATGCTGCACTGGCGCCTGCCTCAGGAGCTGGGGGGACGCGGGGACCTGCTCTTCAACGTCGTGTGCAAGGAGTGTGGAGCGGGCGGCAAGGGCGCTTGTCGCCGCTGCAGGGATGAGGTGCATTTCGACCCCCGCCAGAGGGGCCTGACTGAGAGCCGCGTGCTCGTTGGGGGGCTCCGGGCACACGTGCCCTACATCTTGGAGGTGCAGGCCGTCAACGGGGTGTCGGAGCTCAGCCCCGACCCTCCCCAGGCTGCAGCCATCAACGTCAGCACCAGCTACGCAG TTCCCTCCGCAGTCCCTGCTGTGCACCAGGTGAGCCGGGCCTCCAGCAGCATCACCGTGTCCTGGCCACAGCCCGACCAGACCAACGGGAACATCCTGGACTATCAGCTCCGCTACTATGAccag GCAGAAGATGAATCCCACTCCTTCATCCTGACCAGCGAGACCAACACGGCCACCGTGACCCAGCTGAGCCCTGGCCACATCTATGGCTTCCAGGTGCGGGCACGGACGGCCGCAGGCCACGGCCCGTACGGGGGCAAGGTCTACTTCCAGACGCTGCCTCAAG GTGAGCTGTCCGCCCAGCTTCCTGAGAGACTATCCTTGGTGGTTGGGTCCATCCTGGGGGCGCTGGCCTTCCTCCTGCTGGCGGCCATCACCGTGCTGGCTCTCGTCTTCCAGAG GAAGCGGCGTGGAACTGGCTACACGGAGCAGCTGCAGCAGTACAGCAGCCCAG GGCTCGGGGTGAAGTACTACGTCGACCCCTCCACCTACGAGGACCCCTGCCAGGCCATCCGAGAATTCGCACGGGAGGTCGATCCCACGTACATGAAGATCGAGGAGGTCATTGGAGCAG GCTCCTTCGGGGAGGTGCGCCGGGGCCGCCTGCAGCCCCGGGGACGGCGGGAGCAGGCCGTGGCCATCCAGGCCCTGTGGAGCGGAGGCGCCGAGAGCCTGCAGATGGCCTTCCTAGGCCAGGCCGCAGTGCTGGGCCAGTTTCAGCACCCCAACATCCTGCGGCTGGAGGGCGTGGTCACCAAGAGCCGGCCCCTCATGGTGGTGACGGAGCTCATGGAGCTGGGCCCCCTGGACAGCTTCCTGAGG CAGCGGGAGGGCCAGTTCAGCAGCCTGCAGCTGGTGGCCATGCAGCGGGGCGTGGCCGCCGCCATGCACTACCTGTCCAGCTTCGCCTTCGTCCACCGTGCACTCTCTGCCCACAGTGTGCTGGTGAACAGCCACCTAGTGTGCAAAGTGGCTCGTCTTGGCCACAGTCCTCAG GGCCCAAGCTGTATGCTTCGCTGGGCAGCCCCAGAGGTCATTGCACACGGGAAACATACAACATCCAGCGACGTCTGGAGCTTTGGGATAGTGATGTGGGAAGTGATGAGTTACGGAGAACGGCCCTACTGGGACATGCGTGACCAGGAG GTACTAAATGCAATAGAGCAGGAGTTCCGGCTGCCCCCGCCTCCAGGCTGTCCGCCTGGACTACACCTGCTTATGCTGGACACTTGGCAGAAGGATCGTACCCAGCGACCTCACTTTGACCAGCTGGTGGCTGCGTTTGACAAGATGATCCGCAAGCCAGACACTCTGCAGGGAGCAGAGCACTCCGGCGGGAGCCCCAGGGACAG aCCTTCCCAGGCCCTTCTGAACCCCGTGGCCCTGGACTTTCCCTCTCTGGACTCCCCCCAGGCCTGGCTCTCGGCCATCGGCCTGGAGTGCTACCAGGACAGCTTCTCCCAGTCTGGCCTCCACACCTTCAGTGACGTGGCTCAGCTCAGCCTGGA AGACCTGCCAACCCTGGGCATCACCCTGGCCGGCCACCAGAAGAAGCTGCTACACCACATCCAGCTCCTACAGCAGCACCTGAGGCCGCCGGGCTCTGTGGAGGTCTGA